One Theropithecus gelada isolate Dixy chromosome 3, Tgel_1.0, whole genome shotgun sequence genomic window carries:
- the AMZ1 gene encoding archaemetzincin-1 isoform X2, producing MLQCRHAQEFSFGPRALKDALVSTDAALQQLYVTAFSPAERLFLAEAYNPQRTLFCTLLIRTAFDWLLSRPEAPEDFQTFHASLQHRKPRLARKHIYLQPIDLSEEPVGSSLLRQLCSCTEAFFLGLRVKCLPSVAAASICCSSRPSRDSDRLQLHTDGILSFLKNNKPGDALCVLGLTLSDLYPHEAWSFTFSKFLPGHEVGVCSFARFSGEFPKSGPSAPDPALVEAAADGPEAPLQDRGWALCFSALGMVQCCKVTCHELCHLLGLGNCRWLRCLMQGALSLDEALRRPLDLCPICLRKLQHILGFRLIERYQVSWVNPVASATAGI from the exons ATGCTGCAGTGTAGACACGCACAGGAGTTCAGCTTCGGGCCCCGGGCCCTGAAGGATGCCCTGGTCTCCACTGACGCGGCCCTGCAGCAGCTGTACGTCACCGCCTTCTCCCCTGCCGAGCGGCTCTTCCTGGCCGAGGCCTACAACCCGCAGAGGACACTCTTCTGCACCCTGCTCATCCGCACGGCCTTCGACTGGCTCCTGAGCCGCCCCGAGGCCCCCGAGGACTTCCAGACCTTCCACGCCTCCCTGCAGCACCGGAAGCCCCGGCTGGCTCGGAAGCACATCTACCTACAGCCGATAG ATCTGAGCGAGGAGCCAGTGGGAAGCTCCCTGCTGCGTCAGCTGTGCAGCTGCACCGAGGCCTTCTTCCTGGGCCTGCGTGTCAAGTGCCTGCCCTCGGTGGCGGCCGCGTCCATCTGCTGCTCCTCACGCCCCAGCCGGGACTCTGACAGGCTCCAGCTCCACACAG ACGGCATCCTGTCCTTCTTGAAGAACAACAAGCCAGGGGACGCGCTGTGTGTGCTGGGCCTCACGCTGTCCGACCTGTACCCCCACGAGGCCTGGAGCTTCACCTTCAGCAAGTTCCTTCCAGGGCACG AAGTGGGCGTCTGCAGCTTCGCCCGGTTCTCGGGGGAATTCCCGAAGTCGGGGCCCAGCGCCCCTGATCCAGCCTTGGTGGAGGCAGCAGCAGATGGCCCTGAGGCCCCCCTGCAGGACAGAGGCTGGGCCCTGTGCTTCAGTGCCCTGGGGATGGTTCAGTGCTGCAAG GTCACGTGCCACGAGCTCTGCCACCTTCTGGGCCTGGGGAACTGCCGCTGGCTCCGCTGCCTCATGCAGGGTGCGCTCAGCCTGGATGAGGCCCTGCGGCGGCCCCTGGACCTCTGTCCCATCTGTCTGCGAAAGCTGCAGCACATCCTGGGCTTCAGGCTCATCGAGAGGTACCAG